The following coding sequences are from one Nicotiana tabacum cultivar K326 chromosome 1, ASM71507v2, whole genome shotgun sequence window:
- the LOC107816298 gene encoding putative polygalacturonase produces MNQWVGSLFLCILGMLLLMNGSVVAEVETCSGIVPMQYRYDKISLLDYGGVGDGRTLNTKAFMEAIFRIQHLKRRGGTLLYVPAGVYLTGPFNLTSRMTLYLARGAVIKATQDASQWPLVDPLPSYGRGRERPGGRYMSLLHGDGLHDVIITGENGTIDGQGDVWWNMWRQRTLQFTRPHLIELMNSRGIIISNVIFKNSPFWNIHPVYCSNVVIRYVTILAPADSPNTDGIDPDSSSHVCIEDSYISVGDDLVAVKSGWDQYGIAYGRPSHGITIRRITGSSPFAGIAVGSETSGGVADVLAEHINLFDMGVGIHIKTNIGRGGVIRNITVSNVYMENTRTGIKIAGDVGDHPDEKFNPNALPVVKGIKIKDVWGEKVLQAGLIRGLKNSPFSGICLSNINLHGNNPGPRNSPWKCSDVSGAAIQVSPWPCSELTSSQQTGACSTYF; encoded by the exons ATGAATCAATGGGTTGGATCACTTTTCCTATGCATTTTGGGCATGTTGCTTCTGATGAACGGGTCAGTAGTGGCGGAGGTGGAGACATGCTCGGGGATAGTGCCAATGCAGTATAGGTATGATAAGATATCATTATTGGACTATGGAGGTGTAGGTGACGGACGGACGTTGAATACGAAAGCGTTTATGGAAGCAATTTTTCGAATTCAGCACTTGAAGAGGAGGGGTGGAACGTTGCTTTACGTACCTGCTGGTGTATATTTGACTGGTCCATTTAATCTTACTAGTCGAATGACTCTTTATCTGGCCCGTGGTGCTGTTATCAAAGCCACTCAA GATGCCAGTCAATGGCCATTAGTTGATCCATTGCCTTCATATGGGAGAGGAAGAGAGCGACCTGGTGGAAGGTATATGAGTTTACTCCATGGAGACGGGCTCCATGATGTGATTATCACTG GTGAGAATGGTACTATTGATGGCCAGGGTGATGTTTGGTGGAATATGTGGAGGCAAAGAACTCTTCAATTCACAAGACCTCATCTCATTGAACTAATGAATTCCAGAGGCATAATCATTTCTAATGTCATTTTCAAGAACTCCCCCTTTTGGAATATCCATCCTGTTTATTGCAG CAATGTTGTTATTCGATATGTCACCATATTGGCTCCAGCTGATTCTCCAAACACCGATGGAATTGATCCAG ATTCAAGCTCCCATGTCTGCATAGAGGACTCTTACATTTCCGTAGGGGATGACCTAGTAGCTGTGAAGAGTGGGTGGGATCAATATGGCATTGCTTATGGTCGCCCTAGTCATGGCATAACCATCCGAAGGATCACTGGATCATCTCCATTTGCTGGAATTGCTGTTGGAAGTGAAACTTCCGGTGGCGTAGCGGATGTTTTAGCTGAGCATATAAACCTTTTCGACATGGGAGTTGGCATTCACATTAAGACAAACATTGGTCGAGGAGGGGTGATCAGAAACATCACGGTCTCAAACGTCTACATGGAAAATACACGAACAGGGATTAAGATTGCAGGTGATGTTGGAGACCATCCAGATGAAAAATTCAATCCGAATGCTCTTCCAGTGGTTAAGGGTATCAAGATTAAGGATGTTTGGGGTGAAAAGGTTTTACAGGCTGGTTTGATCCGTGGTTTGAAGAATTCCCCTTTCTCTGGAATTTGTCTCTCCAATATCAACCTTCATGGCAACAACCCCGGACCACGAAATTCCCCTTGGAAATGCTCAGATGTTAGCGGAGCTGCAATTCAAGTCAGCCCTTGGCCTTGCTCAGAACTCACCAGCAGCCAACAAACTGGTGCATGCTCTACCTACTTCTGA